A section of the Pan paniscus chromosome 7, NHGRI_mPanPan1-v2.0_pri, whole genome shotgun sequence genome encodes:
- the LOC130541752 gene encoding uncharacterized protein LOC130541752 isoform X2 has protein sequence MSLFSNLPKHHRHTAQSFEWVSHWTQHRGASPRGSVCVRACLRVNTVQDSELRLGRVVRSPGLRRQRTKYLCIRWTQPHSAAAQASAPPPGHRHDPPLPGPPRPWHPRSAGRGYSSAADPAPRVRELWT, from the exons ATGTCCCTCTTTTCTAACTTGCCTAAACACCATCGGCACACAGCACAGTCCTTTGAGTGGGTCTCACACTGGACACAGCATCGAGGAGCTTCTCCACggggaagtgtgtgtgtgagagcctGCCTGCGTGTCAACACTGTCCAAGACTCGGAGCTGCGACTCGGTCGCGTGGTGCGGAGTCCAGGGCTGAGAAGGCAGCGCACTAAATATCTCTGTATCAG GTGGACCCAGCCGCACTCCGCAGCAGCCCAGGCCAGCGCCCCACCTCCGGGTCACCGGCATGATCCGCCTCTCCCCGGGCCCCCGCGGCCCTGGCACCCGAGGTCAGCGGGCCGTGGGTACAGCTCAGCCGCGGACCCTGCTCCGCGAGTGCGGGAGCTTTGGACTTGA
- the LOC130541752 gene encoding uncharacterized protein LOC130541752 isoform X1 translates to MDVPAGAVSIRQIYHQARVGRLKGPPSVLENSILSANVHPTGLLRHVQLALGVGSRAPATTLGDRSLRVLPLWDERVREAGRVTPSLVPPDCPIGGPSRTPQQPRPAPHLRVTGMIRLSPGPRGPGTRGQRAVGTAQPRTLLRECGSFGLERDVLARLPTNLQFPRAPLKQELFPKP, encoded by the coding sequence ATGGATGTGCCTGCAGGGGCTGTGAGTATCAGGCAGATTTATCACCAAGCGAGAGTTGGGCGTCTAAAAGGCCCGCCCAGCGTTTTAGAGAACTCAATTCTCTCTGCCAACGTTCATCCAACGGGACTGCTTAGACACGTCCAACTAGCCCTAGGCGTGGGCAGTCGTGCCCCTGCGACCACTCTGGGGGACCGGTCCCTGCGTGTCCTCCCTCTCTGGGATGAGAGAGTTCGAGAAGCCGGGAGAGTAACCCCCTCCCTCGTACCCCCTGACTGTCCTATAGGTGGACCCAGCCGCACTCCGCAGCAGCCCAGGCCAGCGCCCCACCTCCGGGTCACCGGCATGATCCGCCTCTCCCCGGGCCCCCGCGGCCCTGGCACCCGAGGTCAGCGGGCCGTGGGTACAGCTCAGCCGCGGACCCTGCTCCGCGAGTGCGGGAGCTTTGGACTTGAACGCGACGTGCTCGCCCGGCTCCCAACAAACTTGCAATTTCCGCGCGCACCCCTTAAACAGGAACTGTTCCCCAAACCTTGA